The segment TGACCAGTAAACCTCGCGAAGTGGTTGTCGATATCGATTCGGAAGGGACCTTGTATCTAGGTGGCGAAGTCACATCGATCGCGAAGCTAAAAACGTTGCTCGACGCCGCAGTGGCCAGCAACCCAACCAATCAAACCGTTGTCATTCGTGCGGATCAAGCGAGTTCATTTCAGCCCGTCGTTAGCGTCATGGATGTTTGCAATCGAACAGGAGTCAGTGATTATTCAGTAACCACAACCGAAGGCCCCGCAGACGCTGACGCGTCCGCCAACCGATAAGTGGTAGCCAAGCTTTTGCCGATTCCCGTCGCCGACCGGAATCGCCAAAAGGCTGGACTCCAATCACTCCTAAAGGAAAAATCTGAATTTGAATCGTCGAAAAGCCAAATCGAATCCTCGTTTGAACCGAGAGGGAATACGAATCACCGAGAGGAGTGCGCGTGGCCCGAGGTCAGGCTCGGATCGGTCGGCATGGTTGCTCGATGCATGGTTGGCGGGCTTGTCGGCGCTCGTGTTGTATCTGATCGTGACCCGCCTTCGCTTCGATGATCCTCGGTGGCTCTACAATGGCTGGACCTATGCGGTTGCGGTCCCGGTTGTGGCATTGGCATTGGCGGTTGCATTTCACGGTTGGGCGTCTCAATACGTCCAAAAATCGATTCAAATCGGTTTTATGTTCAGTGTCTTTATTCATCTGCTACTGCTGTTGTTGGCGGTCAATGTGGTCGTGTTTAACCAGTTTTTCCCAGAAGCTTTTACGGGAGTAAAACCGGAGCGATCACCGATTCGAAAAACGGTCCCCGAGTATCTTTTTCAAACTCCTGAAGAAACCGCGACGACACCCGACTGGTCTCGTCCGGTCGAGGTGGAAACGACGTCACGTGCGATTCCGAAGGAGATTCGTCAATTACCTCCGGTTGAAAACTCGGCACCAAAACTGGAGATGCCTCGACCGCCCGAGCCTGACGATCGTCCGATGCAAAAATTTTTGATGAAACGGAAAGAGGTCCAAGAGGCGCAGCCGAAACCAGCCGATTCGCCAGCGAAACTGGCTCGCCGTAAACGTTCCGAAGAAAGAATGACGTCGCCACAAACAGAGCAACTAAGAAGTCCTTCAATCGAGGTTCCGAAGCTTGAGGTCGAAGCGGTCGAAATGGCGACTAGCCGAACTGCCGAACGTCGGTTGACCAATGAGACCAAGCGGCAAATGCAAGCCTCGTCGATTTTGCCATCGCGCGCCAATCGGTCGGCTGAGTTCACTCCCACATCGCCAGTACCGATCGTAGCGAATGTGCGGGCAACTTCGGAAGCTCTTCCCAAACTTGGCGAAATGGGTCTGACACCACGCCAGCGAGCTCGCATGGAAAGTCGGTCGGTAAAACCGGCTGGCGCAAGTCCGTCGGCTCAAACGGTTGCCATCGCTCGAATCGATGAGGCCGCCGACCAAATGCTCTCGCCGGTGGACGTGGCGATGCCGCGTCGTGGGGAGACACAGGGGGCTCAGCTGAGGCCTGCT is part of the Novipirellula aureliae genome and harbors:
- a CDS encoding ExbD/TolR family protein, with protein sequence MAVEIKRSAVAGTLSLTPLIDVVFLLLIFFLVTSEFEEQERRLDIVLPTATSAVPMTSKPREVVVDIDSEGTLYLGGEVTSIAKLKTLLDAAVASNPTNQTVVIRADQASSFQPVVSVMDVCNRTGVSDYSVTTTEGPADADASANR